A genomic region of Papaver somniferum cultivar HN1 chromosome 7, ASM357369v1, whole genome shotgun sequence contains the following coding sequences:
- the LOC113297353 gene encoding two-component response regulator-like APRR2 isoform X2, whose amino-acid sequence MVCTTDDLLEWKDFPKGLRILLLDEDIHSAAEIKLKLEQMDYIVSAFCDENEAMEALSNKCESYHVAIVEVSTGNNLGSFKFLENAKDLPTIMISSTHCVSTTMKCIALGAAEFLQKPLSEEKLRNIWQHVVHKAFNAGEHSLSKMLNPTKETIPPVLQLPVEKDESKVQTSLVEIEDLTRRHELHHDLSTASDKFPAPSTPQLKQSGRLLGESECQEQPNCPVEKDPMDHDGDAKSVENSCNISIENITAKVDSSSMLVNDSIKEVGSTSGSKSPNHLRPEQKSKDSIINSKVEAGNPKKASTSNQNSYVTRASRKKMKVDWTQDLHKRFVKAVEQLGVDQAIPSRILELMKVEGLTRHNVASHLQKYRLNRRHILPKEEDRRWHHPKDNRHSTPRSNYQQHKPIMAYPSYPPSSHPICHVWGHPISHLPPPTAQTWGHPSFPAWQTPENWQWKTFHGMHVDAWGCPVMPPSQNPNFTIPQMQNNASAGYQSLLDTTFEDSSRMAMIESNQLAEEVIDKAVKEAVDMPWLPLPLGLKPPSTESVLFELQRQGISIIPPQNPNTMWQ is encoded by the exons ATGGTTTGTACAACTGATGATCTACTGGAATGGAAAGATTTCCCTAAAGGCCTTAGAATTCTTCTCCTGGATGAAGATATCCACTCCGCTGCCGAGATAAAACTAAAGCTTGAACAAATGGATTATATCG TGTCTGCATTCTGCGACGAAAATGAGGCCATGGAAGCACTTTCAAACAAATGTGAGAGCTATCACGTTGCGATTGTCGAG GTCAGCACAGGGAATAACCTTGGGAGTTTCAAGTTTTTAGAGAATGCGAAGGACTTGCCCACCATCA TGATTTCAAGCACTCATTGTGTAAGTACAACTATGAAATGCATTGCG CTTGGTGCAGCTGAGTTTCTTCAAAAGCCACTATCAGAAGAGAAACTAAGAAACATATGGCAGCATGTTGTTCATAAG GCCTTCAATGCAGGCGAACATTCTCTCTCAAAAATGTTGAATCCCACAAAAGAAACCATACCTCCTGTTCTTCAACTTCCAGTAGAGAAAGACGAAAGCAAGGTTCAGACATCGTTGGTAGAAATAGAGGATTTAACCAGAAGGCATGAGCTCCATCATGACCTGTCAACCGCCAGCGATAAATTTCCTGCACCATCAACTCCACAGTTGAAGCAATCTGGAAGATTATTAGGAGAGAGCGAGTGCCAAGAACAACCAAATTGCCCCGTAGAGAAAGATCCAATGGACCATGATGGGGATGCAAAATCTGTCGAAAATTCATGTAATATTTCAATAGAAAATATTACGGCTAAGGTAGATAGTTCATCAATGCTCGTTAATGATTCGATCAAAGAAGTAGGTTCAACTAGTGGTTCCAAGTCCCCAAACCACTTACGTCCTGAACAAAAAAGTAAAGACAGCATAATAAACTCCAAGGTAGAGGCAGGAAATCCAAAGAAGGCTTCTACTTCAAATCAAAATTCATATGTTACCAGAGCTAGTAGAAAGAAGATGAAG GTGGACTGGACACAAGATTTGCATAAGCGGTTTGTGAAGGCAGTTGAGCAACTAGGCGTCGACCAAGCAATCCCTTCCCGTATTCTTGAGTTGATGAAAGTTGAAGGATTGACACGACACAATGTAGCAAGTCACCTTCAA AAGTATAGATTGAACAGAAGACACATTTTGCCCAAGGAAGAAGATAGGAGATGGCACCATCCAAAAGACAACAGACATTCCACACCGAGGAGCAATTATCAGCAACACAAACCCATCATGGCATACCCTTCTTATCCTCCTTCAAGTCACCCAATCTGTCATGTGTGGGGCCATCCTATTAGTCACTTACCTCCTCCTACAGCTCAAACGTGGGGTCATCCTAGCTTTCCCGCGTGGCAGACTCCCGAAAATTGGCAATGGAAAACATTTCATGGG ATGCATGTGGATGCATGGGGTTGTCCTGTGATGCCACCAtctcaaaatcctaattttaccaTTCCTCAA ATGCAGAACAATGCCTCAGCAGGTTATCAAAGTTTACTAGACACTACATTTGAAGATAGCAGCAGAATGGCTATGATTGAATCTAATCAACTG GCGGAGGAAGTAATTGACAAAGCTGTGAAAGAGGCAGTAGATATGCCATGGCTACCTTTGCCATTAGGTCTGAAACCTCCATCAACAGAGAGTGTTCTTTTCGAGCTACAAAGACAGGGCATCTCCATCATTCCTCCTCAAAACCCTAACACGATGTGGCAGTGA
- the LOC113297353 gene encoding two-component response regulator-like APRR2 isoform X1 — translation MVCTTDDLLEWKDFPKGLRILLLDEDIHSAAEIKLKLEQMDYIVSAFCDENEAMEALSNKCESYHVAIVEVSTGNNLGSFKFLENAKDLPTIMISSTHCVSTTMKCIACFSNFQLGAAEFLQKPLSEEKLRNIWQHVVHKAFNAGEHSLSKMLNPTKETIPPVLQLPVEKDESKVQTSLVEIEDLTRRHELHHDLSTASDKFPAPSTPQLKQSGRLLGESECQEQPNCPVEKDPMDHDGDAKSVENSCNISIENITAKVDSSSMLVNDSIKEVGSTSGSKSPNHLRPEQKSKDSIINSKVEAGNPKKASTSNQNSYVTRASRKKMKVDWTQDLHKRFVKAVEQLGVDQAIPSRILELMKVEGLTRHNVASHLQKYRLNRRHILPKEEDRRWHHPKDNRHSTPRSNYQQHKPIMAYPSYPPSSHPICHVWGHPISHLPPPTAQTWGHPSFPAWQTPENWQWKTFHGMHVDAWGCPVMPPSQNPNFTIPQMQNNASAGYQSLLDTTFEDSSRMAMIESNQLAEEVIDKAVKEAVDMPWLPLPLGLKPPSTESVLFELQRQGISIIPPQNPNTMWQ, via the exons ATGGTTTGTACAACTGATGATCTACTGGAATGGAAAGATTTCCCTAAAGGCCTTAGAATTCTTCTCCTGGATGAAGATATCCACTCCGCTGCCGAGATAAAACTAAAGCTTGAACAAATGGATTATATCG TGTCTGCATTCTGCGACGAAAATGAGGCCATGGAAGCACTTTCAAACAAATGTGAGAGCTATCACGTTGCGATTGTCGAG GTCAGCACAGGGAATAACCTTGGGAGTTTCAAGTTTTTAGAGAATGCGAAGGACTTGCCCACCATCA TGATTTCAAGCACTCATTGTGTAAGTACAACTATGAAATGCATTGCG TGTTTTTCAAATTTTCAGCTTGGTGCAGCTGAGTTTCTTCAAAAGCCACTATCAGAAGAGAAACTAAGAAACATATGGCAGCATGTTGTTCATAAG GCCTTCAATGCAGGCGAACATTCTCTCTCAAAAATGTTGAATCCCACAAAAGAAACCATACCTCCTGTTCTTCAACTTCCAGTAGAGAAAGACGAAAGCAAGGTTCAGACATCGTTGGTAGAAATAGAGGATTTAACCAGAAGGCATGAGCTCCATCATGACCTGTCAACCGCCAGCGATAAATTTCCTGCACCATCAACTCCACAGTTGAAGCAATCTGGAAGATTATTAGGAGAGAGCGAGTGCCAAGAACAACCAAATTGCCCCGTAGAGAAAGATCCAATGGACCATGATGGGGATGCAAAATCTGTCGAAAATTCATGTAATATTTCAATAGAAAATATTACGGCTAAGGTAGATAGTTCATCAATGCTCGTTAATGATTCGATCAAAGAAGTAGGTTCAACTAGTGGTTCCAAGTCCCCAAACCACTTACGTCCTGAACAAAAAAGTAAAGACAGCATAATAAACTCCAAGGTAGAGGCAGGAAATCCAAAGAAGGCTTCTACTTCAAATCAAAATTCATATGTTACCAGAGCTAGTAGAAAGAAGATGAAG GTGGACTGGACACAAGATTTGCATAAGCGGTTTGTGAAGGCAGTTGAGCAACTAGGCGTCGACCAAGCAATCCCTTCCCGTATTCTTGAGTTGATGAAAGTTGAAGGATTGACACGACACAATGTAGCAAGTCACCTTCAA AAGTATAGATTGAACAGAAGACACATTTTGCCCAAGGAAGAAGATAGGAGATGGCACCATCCAAAAGACAACAGACATTCCACACCGAGGAGCAATTATCAGCAACACAAACCCATCATGGCATACCCTTCTTATCCTCCTTCAAGTCACCCAATCTGTCATGTGTGGGGCCATCCTATTAGTCACTTACCTCCTCCTACAGCTCAAACGTGGGGTCATCCTAGCTTTCCCGCGTGGCAGACTCCCGAAAATTGGCAATGGAAAACATTTCATGGG ATGCATGTGGATGCATGGGGTTGTCCTGTGATGCCACCAtctcaaaatcctaattttaccaTTCCTCAA ATGCAGAACAATGCCTCAGCAGGTTATCAAAGTTTACTAGACACTACATTTGAAGATAGCAGCAGAATGGCTATGATTGAATCTAATCAACTG GCGGAGGAAGTAATTGACAAAGCTGTGAAAGAGGCAGTAGATATGCCATGGCTACCTTTGCCATTAGGTCTGAAACCTCCATCAACAGAGAGTGTTCTTTTCGAGCTACAAAGACAGGGCATCTCCATCATTCCTCCTCAAAACCCTAACACGATGTGGCAGTGA